In Lactuca sativa cultivar Salinas chromosome 5, Lsat_Salinas_v11, whole genome shotgun sequence, the DNA window TGCTGCAGCCCTATCAAACAGATAAACCTGCTTCTTCAGCTACAAACCCCACAAAATCATAATCAAATATCATTTCTCTAATATTAAAAGAAATATAGATCAATTATTTAATCTTTCAACATATAACAAAAATTAAACCTCAATGAATTTTCGAATCTGGGATTCGAACATTTGGTTGTCTCGTTCCAGGGTACCTAATGCAGACTTGGCACTTAAAATTAAATCACAAAATATAAGTTAAGATGGTTGATTATACTCTATAAAGTACtcgaataaaaatataaaagaaataaTGAAATATAGAAAGAACATACACATCAAGGTCTTCAAGATCACCGGTCAAACATAGTCTTACAGGTGTAACAGACATGTGTACCTTCTTCGCTGCAACTCTGCTTAGAATTTGCATTTATGATTAGTGAAAAATGTGATCCAATGCTACAAAAATAGAGATATAAAGATAATGATTTAAGCTAAAAGTATTAAAAAAAAACGTTACTTTAGGCTATCTACTTCCAACTTATCAAGCATGTCATCAATGAGTTTGTATGGAGGGTCTTGGGTCTCTCTGTAAGTTTACAAATAAGTAATAACATGAAGCCTTCTTTTATTAGAAgaatattataaaatttaaatcaaATGAATTTATCAAATCAAGTAGCTAGTTGTGGTACTTACAACTGTGTTTTTGCAAAACTTATTATTTTATTAGCATTTTTACAGTACTCTTCTAGCATTCCATAAAGGTTTACTATTCCCCAATGGTCTTTGATTTGTACCATAGCATTAAATGGAATAAGCTCAACGATCTCCTACAAAGTGAAAAGGTTAAACATTATGAATTTATAACTTCAtctaaggaaaaaaaaaacgaagaAAAAGTTGAATAAGTACATCATAATGATGTTTATTTGTTTCTCAAATTTCATGAAACTAGAAAAAGGAAATATAGTTTGTGCATtgtacataaaaatataaaacaaaccTCATCTATTAGGGATTGGGTGATTTCAGCTAGGGCTTCAACATTGTTTGTTGCCATAGTTGGAAATGTGTCTTCAACATTGTTTGTTGCCATAGGAGTGTAGTTTGGTTTGTATGAAAATGATATGGAAGATGAGGTTTTTATATAAGGCAAGGATGCAAAGGTAACGTGTGAGTTGAGAATTGAGTTGGAACCCGGTTTTTATAAAACCACTAGTTTTTTCTTAATGCCCACAGTTTTTTATATTGAAACAACGCGGAATGATCGTGGTTTCTAAATACATGTGGCATTATAGGATGTGTCGTGGAAGCTAGATGAATTTATAGATTTGATTTGTTGCATACATGTcaccattgtttcaaaacataaaGCAGTTGTATCCACATTTTACAATTACATACCAAATTGGTGCAGTAATTATGAAATCGTTGAGTTACTATGAAATGTCATTGTATAAACTCTTTAAAAACATTAGAGGCCTTAATGCCTTATACTTCTATCTTAATATAACCTATGCCTTTCACGACATACTTACACATCTATTTAAGGAAGCAAAGAGGTTATACTTGTAACTAGTTGAATTTAATATTGTTAtacatctctctttctctctctctctctctctctatatatatatatatatatatatacacacacacacacacacactcataacTAGCAGAATTTAATATTGctatacatctctctctctctctcaatatatatatatatatatatatatatatatatatatatatatatatatatatatatatatatatatatatatatataatcgtaaCTAGTTGAATTTAATATTGctatacatctctctctctctctctctctctatatatatatatatatatattataaaggaaacatttttcctttcaccacattcatttgaaactctcatgactttttaatttctttctaataataattataagttggataataaggttaaataaaaatCATACttaaaatgtaatcatatataaactaaatttctatattaaaataaaatatttaattctacttataaagttatgttttgttaacttttaacatattatacttaatttattagtcatAATCTATTGCTGGATGTAAATTATTATCATTTtgaagatacaattttggaacaatttgtataaaatatttaaattattaatttgaatataacattacatggtcaacttaaatataaattttagtttaacttaaacatcccaaagaatattttgtaaatagttaaaagtgattaattgtagtgtgtttctaataatgattataagttggttaataaggttaaataaatatcaaacctaaagtgtaattataaatatactaaattttaattttaaaataatatctttatttctacttataaagctatatttttaacttttaatatattatacttaatttattagatttaatattttgttgtatgtaaaccattatcagtttaaagctaatacttttgaacagtttggacaaaatacttaaattgttaatttaaatataacattacaatgttaaCTTAAatctaaatttcagttccacttgaAAAACCAAAggatattttgtaaatagttaaaaatgataaattgtagtgataaatgcaaaaaataaattgtaatctcaatttaactaaaatattgcctgaagatatttttataatcattaaaagttttcaaataaatagcttaaaataactttcaataacaatagttaaaattaACTCTATATAAACGATTGTattattacctttaaaatcaaaaaacaatgtttgatgtttaaataattataatgatagaaattaaaacattaagtaaataaattttagaaaattagttaagaataacaactataaataacattaaaccatatattatatttaattttattcatgtgtaactcgcggataaaagtcattcaaacgattgagattatgcatttataatagatgtatatattatcatacaattcaaaataatcaatatattatatcaatttagtatatatgaattattatatcaaatttaacaacaacgttattgctatatttaaaaaaaaacatatatttgtaaagattttaactatatagatgcttctgcgcaacgTGCATGCATTCGTCTAGAATATGATGTATAGGTAATCATATTATATTTAactttattcatgtgtaactcgcgtgTAGAATTCATTCATACGATTGAGATtatacagttataatagatgtatatattatcatataatttaaaataatcaatatattatatcaatttagtatataaattattatatcaaatttaacaacgttattgttatattaaaaaaaacatatatttttaaaaacttcaactatataggtgtttctatgcaacgcgcgggcattcgcctattatatatatatatatatatatatatatatatatatatatatataggttgaaATGTAGATGACATCTGTTGTGTGGATGTATATGGATAttgctattatatatatatatatatatatatatatatatatatatatatatatatatatatatatatataggttgaaATGTAAATGACATCTGTTGTGTGGATGTGTATGGATATTGCTATTATGTGAGAATGACTAAGAGAATAGGTTGTttggtaatgtgaatacgttcaaccttataTAACTGTTGTCATTATCACACATTCTCACGAATTAATCCTCTATAAGGGTGGTATGggccatttatatatatatatatatatatatatatatatatatatatatatatatatctcattcTGCCAGATTCTTACATTCTTACAGAATATGATTATAAAGAAAACATTATGACAAAACGAGAATCATAAAAAAGTCAATAGTACCCTTATAGAAGAGTTAATTAGAGAAtgtgtgataatgacaatagttatataaggttgaacgtattcacacTACAAACCAATCTGTTTTCTTaattattctcatagaatagcacTGTCCACATATATCCGCATAacagatgtatatatatatatatatatatatatatatatatatacacacacacatgccTAAATTAGAAAAATACTGTGTACATAACTTTCAGtgttttgttttctatgaaaaattgtatttttctttAGATATCAATGACATTAATACTCATGATGGATGAATATGATAGCCTCATACTTTAGAGGTTAGTATGCATAGCGTGCAAGACATAAATTTCTAAATATAttgtaataaataattaaatactcAAGATGCTAATACAATGCTTTTATTTGCTCAATCAAAGTTCTTTACACAATTCAAAAGTCATTGTGCATTGAAAATTTTAGGATCTTTTCTGGTTTTCATGTATTCTTGCATAAATCAATTCATTTATGTGAAATGCGAATATAAATGCTTAATAATTTGAACGCTTATGGTCTTTATGCAACTTAAAATTGATGATTAAGACTAAAAAGTACTAATTTCACACAAACCAAATGAGCAAATACTTGAAGATAATGGTTTGATTTAAAATATGTTTTCctcaaggggcagagccccttgGTACTTCAATAATTTAAATGAGTTTGatatataaaacattaaaaatacttaaaaaaaataatggGCACCCATCAGGTAACGGTTTCAAAAATATGAATTAtcgtttaaatgtttttacaaagcTTTGTTGTTTGGTCATCATTTAACTTTAAGTATAGTAAAAAGTACATTATATTTTTGTATTGTAGTGGTCAAATGGGTCAAGTTATAAATGCTTTTTTTGCCAACTAAAATGGTAAATATTGTACACTTATTGTGATCGAATTTTAGCAATATAAAATTGTGATAGTATTAGACGGAGTAGCCATTTAGAAATCCGTAAACCAATACTCTAAAAATAGAGTATAACCATTTAATACTCATAAATATTTGAGATACTTATTCCATTTGTTAGATAATGTCAAAATGTTAAGCAAGTATGATATTTCAAATTTTCAATGCCATTCCAAAAAAGAAAAGTAAAACCATGATTTAGTCAAGAAATATTTAGAATATGTGATCATTGTATTTGTAAGTTTGTAATATAACTTCAACAACAATACCAAATCAACAATATTGATTATTGAGCAACATAACCTATTAATTATGGCTTTTCAGTAAACAAATATGTGATTAACACCAAAATGATACATTAAGATTTACTaaaaatgaatgagaattttttattttttttattattattttttttgtgcaGGTCAAATGGTTCAAAAATATTATCAAAGGAGAGCTCTGAACTGGGTTTTCCTGATCATCTCTATCCTTATTTCTATTTATTTCGTTTTCATTTTTTGGGCATTTTAAAACTTTGTCAGATATTAAGAAGTTATGGAGTGTTGTTATTGCAAAATCATGAACTATTGAAGGATACTTAAAGTAtgtttcttcattttttttttctgtctATCCACCCACTTGAATCGTTTATATTAGCTACAAACAAGTATAAGTGCTTAATCTTATTTTTTCTATAGGATCAACAAATGAAGGATGGCATTTATTTTCATTTCATGAAATGTTTAATAAAAGGTATATGTATTTATGTGTCTAATTTTCTTTCTGAACACCATGTGTTTGATGAAATTACTCCATACAAACATGTTTATTACTACCTAATTTACACACCAATTGTTAATGTGAATTATGTAGCTTTGTATATTGACAATGGCCCAAACAGAGCATATATGTATATCTGATGCTCCAAACGAAGTAAGTTTTTATATATTCTTGAGCACATTTCAATATCTGGTTTCGTACCAAGTTATTTTTTTCTTAACTTTATTTCTCTTTTTCTACCTGCAGCCATAAATGTTCAGAAGAATGTTGGGTTGCTAAATTTAAAGCAGCTTGCTATTATGTGTAAAAATTAGCATATTCTTTTGGAGTACGGGATGACTCGGATGGGCAGATAAAACAGAACCTGTCAGTTACGCCTTTAGGGGCCGCCACGTATAGCTTTAGTTTATGCTGTAGCATCGGTTATTGCTCTGGTTACGAATGACCCAATCTATCTATGGCAACCACCCCTACTTTTAGTAGATGGAGATGCGCACCTAGGAAAGCGCGGAATAGACCTACGTGTCGGCCAGTGCCGGGGCAGAGATAGGGACCATGAAAACATGGGATTCAATCGAACCTTTTCGGACAATTCCTAACGCAGAAGAGGGATGCTAATAAGCTGACAGCTCAGGCATGGCTTCAATAGTGAAAGAAGTTCTTTCTGATTTGAATCAAGAAAGACAATGAATTTACGAGATCTTGATCCGTTCAGTGCCTTCACTTGTGAACAACAGGGACCCATTCTGTTGATTGCTTCTCTGCCCCAGCTCTAACAAACTGGTTTTTCTTTCTCACAGAATTAGGGAAATCATTATGGCTTTGGGGTCGACCCCGGTAACAAAGAAGGAATCCATAAAAACTTAGGATCCGACACCATGATAAAATACTACCCTCATGATTAGACCATGTCCCTGAGATTTGATAAAAGAAAGGTGCATTTGCGGTTAATTCGTTGTCATTGGATAAGTTATTAGGAATATGACGGAACGGAAGACCAAGGAAAGAAAGAAGAATGCACCAAAATGCAGGTGCTGCACCAAACACTGGTGGTTCTTTCTTGTTGTAAGTGAATGCAACGAAAAGACCCGTAAATAACGAATAATGAAACAATTCATATATTGACGTGCTCATTTCAAAATTTATGCTTTGTTATTCCCATCATCCTGTGGTTTCAGGATGATCCACAAGAAAGGTGGCAGGATTCGAACCTACACTCTGACCATGCCTCACCGCCTTCAACCCATTAGTCTCCGTTACAAGGTAGGGCGGGGGTGAGGAAAGGCAGAAATGAGT includes these proteins:
- the LOC128125880 gene encoding uncharacterized protein LOC128125880; this translates as MATNNVEDTFPTMATNNVEALAEITQSLIDEEIVELIPFNAMVQIKDHWGIVNLYGMLEEYCKNANKIISFAKTQLETQDPPYKLIDDMLDKLEVDSLKVAAKKVHMSVTPVRLCLTGDLEDLDVAKSALGTLERDNQMFESQIRKFIELKKQVYLFDRAAAAKSQPESSKQGEDNGKKE